DNA from Nitrospira sp.:
GAACACAAGCAACAGTTGGCCTCGCTCCTCAATGGACTCGGCCGTTCTGAACGGGTGAAGATGATCGAGACCTATCTCAACCGGAGCCCCAACGCCGACGTGAAAGGACTGTCCACCATCCTGCTGCTGATGAAAACGGATGCCGTCCCTTCGCTCTGTTCGCTTCTTGCGAACGTCACATCACCGGTCCACCAAGCCATTGTGTCGGAGGCCCTCGCGGTCTTGGCGACGGATCACCCGGATCCGTTGTTACGAGGACTATCGGATCGAAGGCCTGGGTATGTTCGTAGTCTGCTTTCGATCCTCATCAAGTGGAATAACCCCAAGTTCGCCGATCCGGTCGAAAAATTGATCCGGTATCCCGATGCGCAGGTTCGTCGCGAAGTGGTCCGTGCTCTCGGCTTGTTCCGACCCAACGGCAATGGCACGAAACTCGTCTCCCTCTCGACCGATGAAGACGAAGGGGTCCGCTTTGCCTCGCTCAAGCTGCTCATGTCCGGCCAGTACACCGTTCCCTTCTCCCTTTGGTCTCCTCTTCTGTCGGAAGAAGGGTTCATGGATCGCCCCATCAGTGAACGCCGAGCGATCTTTCAGGCTGTCCGCGCCACATGCGGCGACGAAGCAGTTCCCTATTGGCAAGACCTGATGACCGAATGGGCCTGGATGAATCGGAGGAAAAAAGAAGAGTTGGCGGTCCTCGGAGCAGAAACGCTCGGGAAGCTCGCCACCCCTGCCGCGATCGAGGCTCTCTCACTGGGAGTCAAAAAGGGAAGCGCCGCTGTTCGTCAGGCGTGCGCCGCGGCATTGTCGCAAGCTCAACGGCTACAACGCGGCATCCCGTCCACCGGGGCACCACACTAGGAAGAGTGATCGTGAAGGAACGCCAGCCAAAGTCTCCGCGATACCCGCTCGGCGAAGACAATACGCAGCCGATCCTGACACACGAAAAATCTCTCTCGCAGAAGATCGGCCAAGGATCAGAAGCCGGAGATATTCTCGATCAACAGTTGGTGATGCTGGGATTTCAGCTCATCACCCAGTTGAATACGCTGATTAAGACGTCGAAGATCCATGGCCGGGCCAACGCTGCTCTCGACAAACCCGTCGCAACGATGTTGACCCTCATCGAAACCCTTGCCCACGACCAACCGGTCACCTTGTGGGTGCAGGATGACTTCCTCTTCCTCGGCGACAACCATCTGAAAGTGACGGCGCAACAAATGCTGGTCGTCTCAAGCATCCTTGACGCCTTGAAAAAATGGCGGATCGGCGGGTTAACCTTTTCCTCATCGGTGTCTTCCAAGGACCTTCGCGAGTTCGCCAACCTCTTCGTCAGTCTTGACCCAGCAACGAAGTCGATCGAAGATTTCCGACAGGAATTGACGACCCTAGCCGTAGCCGGCATCGAACTGAAAGACCCTCGATTCCTCAACCTGAAAACAGATCTTCCTGACGAGGGGAATTCGAAGGTTCGGCATAAAGCACGCTCGAAAGCCGCGTACGGGAAAGCCGGCGATGTGGTGGGCAATTTGACTCAATCATCTCGTGACGGCAAAACGCTGAACTTTAAGCAGGCGAAACGTGCCATTCAAAATATCGTCGACTTGATGATGCAGGACGAGCCGATCATGCTGGGCCTCACCACGCTTCGCTGTCACGATCAATACACGCATAACCACTCCGTCAACGTCTCACTGCTCTCCATCGCGCTCGCAAACAGAGCCGGCTATTCGAAAGTCGAGCTGGCCGATCTCGGTTTGGCCGCGTTGTTTCACGACATGGGAAAGTCGACCATTCCCCTTGAAGTCCTGAATAAACCGGGTGAGTTTACCGAAGACGATTGGACGAGAATGCGCAATCACCCGACGGAAGGAGTTTTGAGTCTCACCCAGTTACGCGGTATCACCAACCTTCCATCGCGCATGGCCGCAGCCTCCTTTGAGCACCACATGAACTCGGACTATTCAGGCTATCCCAAATTAAAAACACCATGGACACTTTCTTTAACGGGGCGCATTCTCACGATCGCCGATTGCTACGATGCCATGACGTCTTCCCGCGTCTACCGCCGGGAACCGATGTCACCCTCGAAAGTGCTCAACATGATGCTCGCGAAGTCCGGCAGAAGTTTCGACGCGACCTTGCTCAAACTCTTCGTCAATTGCGTGGGAATTATCCCGATCGGAAGCCTGGTGGTCCTCGACTCCGACGAATTCGCCGTCGTGCTCAAGCCTGCCGTCGACAAGGCCGAGAGCGAGCGGCCGCTCGTCAAAGTCATCACCGATGTGCAGGGGACTCCCATCGATCACGGTCCTGAGCTGGACCTGACCGAGAAAGACGAGGTGGGCGAGTACCGTCACAGCATCATACGCCTGATCGACAATACGGAACACAAATTCGATACCAGCCGTTACTTCCTCTAGCATTGTAACAGGCGCGTCTGTCACCCCCAGCCCAGCTTCCTACCTCGCTTGACAGCCTGAAATCCGATCCTCGACAATGCCTCAATGGGTGGACATATCGTGATCGAACAATTGGAGTTCCGGGGCCGTTGCGGTGTGACGTCCGAGGAACGCGCTCGCCCCCAATCCCTTGCCGTCGATTTGGAATTGGACTGTCGCCTGGAGGCGGCAGGGTTGTCCGACGATCTTGTTCACACGATCGACTATGCGAAAGTGGTTCAGCGTGTCATCGACATTGGAACCGTTCGAGAGTCTCAGCTGCTGGAAACGCTGGCGGAACGACTCCTGATAACACTGTTCGACGAATTCCCGATCAGTCGCATCAAACTGTGGCTGCGGAAGTTGCACCCCCCGATTTCCTTCGTAACCCGCTCCGTCGGGATCTGCATCGAGCGCACAAGACTCGCGCAGCAGGTGGTCCGCGCTGATCCTCCACCGGCCCGGTTTCTCATCCAACAACTTCATCGGCTTCCCAAGGGGAAGGTCCTCGACGTGGCGTCCGGCAGCGGCCGTCACACGCTGTTCCTCGCGTCGCTGGGCTATCAGGTCGAAGCCGTCGATCGCGATGAACAGGCCCTCACACAACTTTCTGCCGTCGCCCGAACACGACAGCTCTCCGGTATCAGCTCGCGAGTGCTTGATTTGGAACCGTCGACGCCGCAGGAGCCGAATCTCGGGCATGAAGCGTACGATGCCATTCTCATCTTCTTTTACCTGAACCGGCCGCTCCTCCCCTATCTCATCGACGCGTTGAAACCCGGCGGTGTCTTGCTGTATGAAACCTTCACCGTCGATAACCACGTCCGGCGCCGACATCCAAAGCGTCAAGAGTTTTGCCTTGCGCCGTGCGAACTCCTGAGCCTCACACCCGGACTCCGCATTCTCCATTACGACGAAGGGCTCCACGAAGGAACGACCGGGTTGGAGTCCGGCTACACGGCCCAATTTGCAGCACAGAAACCCTTGGCTCCAGGAGCATCGATATGAGCCGTCTGGACCTTCATCTGCATACCACCCACTCCGACGGAAGTTGCACGCCCACTGAGGTGGTGAACATGGCACACCACGCGGGGGTGACGGCCTTGGCGATCACCGATCACGACATCACGACGGGTATCGCCGAAGCCATTGCGGCTGGACAACAGTCTGGAATCGAAATCATACCCGGAGTGGAAATCAGCTCGTTGGCCGGCAACTCCGAGTTGCACATTCTTGGGTATTTTCTTGATTGGCAGGACTTTGATTTGCTTGAGCGCTTGAAGGCCCTTCGAGAAGGTCGCCATCGCCGAAACCCTCGGATCATCGAACGATTACAGACCCTCGGGATCGACATTACGTATGACGAAGTCCGTGCACTCGCCGGCACCGATTCGATCGGCAGACCGCATATCGCCCGTGTCTTAATGGACAAGCACGTCGTCGCTTCCGCCAAAGAAGCCTTTGATCGTTTCCTTGCCGAGGGTAGGCCGGCCTACGTTCCTCGGGAACTCCCGAGCCCCGCGGAAGCAATTCGCTGGATCAAAGCGGCTCGCGGACTTGCCGTTCTGGCTCACCCGACGTGGGTCAAGCTTGAAGGTCAGTCTCTGGTTGATCTGGTTCGACAGCTCAAAGCCGACGGGCTCGACGGTGTAGAGGTCTACTACAGCACACATGCTGCGCGGCAGACTCGAGAATACCTCAACCTGGCTCAACAACTCGGCCTGCTGGTCACCGGTGGAAGCGACTTTCATGGTCTCACGAAACCCGACATCGGAGTCGGTATCGGTAAGGGCACGTTGCATATTCCACCCTCACTGCTTCCCAAGATGAAGGAAGCCACCGGGCGACTCTAGCGCAGTATCCTCCGTATATTTCTCCCAATCCATTGACTCCTCTTCGGTATCCGCTAGACTCTGCTTATCTTCTTCAGATCTCGTCACCCATGGTCAACGCGTCGAGCTGGGCCGTTCAATATGTACTTGTCGCACTGGTTGCGCTCTTTGCCGGTCCCGTACTGAGCAAACTGCCGGCGGCGCAGTCGTTTCCTCTCATGTTGTTCGGTCTGACAGGTTCCCAAACCATTCGCCTCATCGTTGAAGGAGTGGGACTGGTCGCTCTTTGCATGCTGTCGCTCCGCGCATTCCGACAGATGCCGGACAACGGACGAGGTTGCTCGTTTCTGCGCCGACTGATCCTTCCGGTCACGACCCTGTTCATTGTGATCGTGATGGATAAGAGTCTCCGGGTTGCCGGGCTTTCGCTTCTCGACCCTGTCGGACCCACACGGTATACCAAGGTCTACGCTGCGTCATTGACGCTGATCGGGCTCTGGATCACCGTCACGTGGCTCCTGCACCTCGATGCCCTTCACCGTTTCTTTGTGAGACCTGTGCCATCGACTCGACGCCAAGAACCTGCAGCGCCGGTCGAAGGTGCCGACGAAATCGACCCAGCACAAGAAAGCAGCCCGTCCGAGATCGCAGCGCAGATCCTCACCACAGAAAATGGTCCACCCGGTATACTCGGCCGATACAAGGTGTTAAAGGAGTTAGGACGAGGCTCGATGGGAGTGGTGTACCTTGGGAAGGACCCGACGATCCAACGATTCGTGGCGATCAAAACTATGCGACTCGGCGAGATCGACGACCGCGATAAACTGCAGGAAGTGAAGGCTCGGTTCTTTCGTGAGGCCGAATCGACCGGACGATTGTCTCACTCCAATATCGTCACGATCTTCGACGCAGGGGAAGAACACGACCTCGGCTATATCGCCATGGAACTACTCCAGGGCACCACGCTCACGCAATGGTCACGGAAACCGAATCTTCTGGCGCTCGAAAAAGTGATCTCGATACTGGCGACCGTCGCCGAAGCGATGGACTATGCTCACCAGCAGGGCGTTGTACATCGCGACATCAAACCCGCGAACATCATGCTGACCACCGATCGGGTCGTTAAGATCATGGACTTCGGCATCGCCAAGATGGCGACGTCGTCGAAAACTCAGACGAATATCGTGCTGGGAACTCCCATGTACATGTCCCCCGAGCAGATCGCCGGAAAGAAAGTGGATGGGCGATCCGATATTTTTTCGCTCGCCGTCGTCATGTTCGAACTCCTGACCGGTCGCCCACCCTTTATTGCTGATAACGTCTCGGCACTGCTGTTTGCCATCGCTCACACACCGCATCTCAGCGTAAAAGCGATCAGGCCCGATCTCCCTCCTGCCATAAAAGAAGTCCTGGATCGAGCGTTGCACAAAGACCCGGTCCACCGCTATCGCCGCGCCGGCGAGTTCGCCATGGAACTTCGGTCCTGCCTCGAAGGATTGGCCGCGTAACTACATGTGCTGCGTCTCTGGATTCTCCACGGGAGTTTCGCTTTCCAACCGACTCTTCCCGATCGCTGTCTAGGAATCGCGTTGCGTCGACATTCGAAAGCGACACAAGCAACGCCACGCGGCCGGCGTGCTGATGTACGAATCTTCAGTTTCGGAGATGAAGGTGCCCTTTGGGCAAGCTTTGGTAGCAACCTTCTGAGAGATCCTGTTCGTGTTCCTGCAAACATTGCAGAATGCGGCCATCACCCGGCTGCACTGTCAAACAGAGCCGCTTCACATCTTCGACGCAGGCAAGCTTATATCCCTCAGCTTCCCTCCAGCGTACCAGCCGTTGCCGGACGATCTCTTGACATGGCGCATCCAACCGCTTGAGGCGTTGCATCGCGCAACGCCGCCGATCTCCACCCGCCAGAGAATCGGGGCAGTACCGCTGGACTTCGGCCTCGCACTTCACTTCTGCGATTTCCCTGGCACGCCTGTCATGCGGGACAGACAATCCACCAAACGTGGTCACAGATGACGAGTCTGTCGTTCCCGTCGAGCTTTCGGTAGCTGGGCTGACCATGCCTGGGATCGTCAGGTCGAGCATAGGTACGCGCTGCGTTTCATCAATTGATGAAGCCGATTGCGCCGAGAGGAGCTCTTCCTTCGATGGGAAATGTGCCCAGATGATGGTCCAGACTAGGATCAGCCCTACTACTGAGATGGAGTTCGTGACGGCTTTTCCGGATCGTTCCTGAGTGTGAGGAGTCTTCATTGCGGTGAGGATAGAATAAAGTTGCAGGAAAATCATCGAAACGGGAGTTTCGTGCAAGACCATGCCGCCGACCGAACAGATAGTTCGAAAGCTACGCGGAAAAGACAAGGCGGAGTGGATGGAACTAGTTGTCCGGGGTTTCCACGATGTGGTTCTCGAACCTGGTACAACCTTCTGCCAATAACCGATTGGTCAACATCTCACCCGGCCATTCAATCGGCAGATCGGCGGTGAAAACCCAGACATCGGGAGAAGTCCAGGCAGGGCCGTGTTCGTCCGGAAGCTCCGGATCGAACAGGTCGGTCCACACAGGCATGTAGACCCCATTTCCACATTGTGTGTGAAGGTGCACGATGGTGCGAGACCTGACCAGCGGATCCAGTTCCCTCCACACAGCGGCGGTCTCATCGGCAAGGTGATGGAGGCGCACTGCATTCTGCGCGTCGAACATGGCATAGGCGGCATACACCGGAGCCTCAATCGTGTCCGGCGCACATGCCAGCTCGGGACATTGCTTCTTCAGCACGTCGAGGACCTCACGACGCTGTCGATCCTCCCACGCATCGGGCAAACCTGGATCCGGTGCGCCGATCAGCTCAAACAGAAGGAACGCGGTATTTTCGACCGGAGGAAGCAAGCGCGCCGCCACGGATTGGACATGCCTGGAATCTGCGACCGTCACAAGGTGGTCATGGAGTAATTGAAGACTCAACATTTCCAGGGTGGCATCGGTCAAGAGGCGCGATTCCACGCGAACAACCGTTCCAGCAGGGAGCTGGAGGGACTTGTGCAAGAGATCGGCCGTGGCGATCGGATCAATCTTCAACTTGAGTGGGGCGGCGAGGTTCGCCTGCAGTGGAAGCTCAAGAGCAGCCATCGTCGCATAAGCTGGCTTTTCATCGTTCTGTCCGTCCAACAGCAAGGTGCAACTTGCCTCGGCGACCCGATCGAATAGCCATTCGGCCATCTCTTCGTCGAGCGCCGCCAGGACGGTCAGTAGATCGTGCTCCCGTCCTTGCTCGAGAAACGCCTGCAAGGTATCGATCGCATCATCGGTGTCGCCATGATCGTGGCGACGCGCATTGATGAGATGAATCAGGTCCCGTGTGAGTGGATCGGGGCGAGACCAGCCTAACATCGAAGCTCCCTACTGTACGAACCAATGGTCACGGCTCGATAATTCAGAAAGCATGTTGCCAAACTTTCCCTCCCCATGCAAGCGCCGTGACGATTACTCGCGACTCGCCACGCACCGATCGAGGCACGTCTCTATTCTCCGATAATCTTCACCAGAACCCGCTTACGACGACGTCCGTCGAACTCGCCATAAAAAATACGCTCCCAAGGACCAAAGTCGAGTTTTCCCTCCGTGAGGGCGACGACGACCTCTCGCCCCATCACCTGTCGCTTCAGATGAGCATCACCGTTGTCTTCGCCTGTGTCGTGATGCCGATACACCGCCTCCTGAGGAGCGAGCCGCTCCAAGAAATCGTCAT
Protein-coding regions in this window:
- a CDS encoding PHP domain-containing protein, which translates into the protein MSRLDLHLHTTHSDGSCTPTEVVNMAHHAGVTALAITDHDITTGIAEAIAAGQQSGIEIIPGVEISSLAGNSELHILGYFLDWQDFDLLERLKALREGRHRRNPRIIERLQTLGIDITYDEVRALAGTDSIGRPHIARVLMDKHVVASAKEAFDRFLAEGRPAYVPRELPSPAEAIRWIKAARGLAVLAHPTWVKLEGQSLVDLVRQLKADGLDGVEVYYSTHAARQTREYLNLAQQLGLLVTGGSDFHGLTKPDIGVGIGKGTLHIPPSLLPKMKEATGRL
- a CDS encoding cysteine rich repeat-containing protein, translating into MVLHETPVSMIFLQLYSILTAMKTPHTQERSGKAVTNSISVVGLILVWTIIWAHFPSKEELLSAQSASSIDETQRVPMLDLTIPGMVSPATESSTGTTDSSSVTTFGGLSVPHDRRAREIAEVKCEAEVQRYCPDSLAGGDRRRCAMQRLKRLDAPCQEIVRQRLVRWREAEGYKLACVEDVKRLCLTVQPGDGRILQCLQEHEQDLSEGCYQSLPKGHLHLRN
- a CDS encoding serine/threonine-protein kinase, with product MVNASSWAVQYVLVALVALFAGPVLSKLPAAQSFPLMLFGLTGSQTIRLIVEGVGLVALCMLSLRAFRQMPDNGRGCSFLRRLILPVTTLFIVIVMDKSLRVAGLSLLDPVGPTRYTKVYAASLTLIGLWITVTWLLHLDALHRFFVRPVPSTRRQEPAAPVEGADEIDPAQESSPSEIAAQILTTENGPPGILGRYKVLKELGRGSMGVVYLGKDPTIQRFVAIKTMRLGEIDDRDKLQEVKARFFREAESTGRLSHSNIVTIFDAGEEHDLGYIAMELLQGTTLTQWSRKPNLLALEKVISILATVAEAMDYAHQQGVVHRDIKPANIMLTTDRVVKIMDFGIAKMATSSKTQTNIVLGTPMYMSPEQIAGKKVDGRSDIFSLAVVMFELLTGRPPFIADNVSALLFAIAHTPHLSVKAIRPDLPPAIKEVLDRALHKDPVHRYRRAGEFAMELRSCLEGLAA
- a CDS encoding secondary thiamine-phosphate synthase enzyme YjbQ, which gives rise to MLRSTIMKSYREELWFETKTRRAYINITPQVEAVVKKSGVREGFVLVNAMHITASVYINDDESGLLQDYDDFLERLAPQEAVYRHHDTGEDNGDAHLKRQVMGREVVVALTEGKLDFGPWERIFYGEFDGRRRKRVLVKIIGE
- a CDS encoding HD domain-containing protein — its product is MKERQPKSPRYPLGEDNTQPILTHEKSLSQKIGQGSEAGDILDQQLVMLGFQLITQLNTLIKTSKIHGRANAALDKPVATMLTLIETLAHDQPVTLWVQDDFLFLGDNHLKVTAQQMLVVSSILDALKKWRIGGLTFSSSVSSKDLREFANLFVSLDPATKSIEDFRQELTTLAVAGIELKDPRFLNLKTDLPDEGNSKVRHKARSKAAYGKAGDVVGNLTQSSRDGKTLNFKQAKRAIQNIVDLMMQDEPIMLGLTTLRCHDQYTHNHSVNVSLLSIALANRAGYSKVELADLGLAALFHDMGKSTIPLEVLNKPGEFTEDDWTRMRNHPTEGVLSLTQLRGITNLPSRMAAASFEHHMNSDYSGYPKLKTPWTLSLTGRILTIADCYDAMTSSRVYRREPMSPSKVLNMMLAKSGRSFDATLLKLFVNCVGIIPIGSLVVLDSDEFAVVLKPAVDKAESERPLVKVITDVQGTPIDHGPELDLTEKDEVGEYRHSIIRLIDNTEHKFDTSRYFL
- the folB gene encoding dihydroneopterin aldolase — translated: MGGHIVIEQLEFRGRCGVTSEERARPQSLAVDLELDCRLEAAGLSDDLVHTIDYAKVVQRVIDIGTVRESQLLETLAERLLITLFDEFPISRIKLWLRKLHPPISFVTRSVGICIERTRLAQQVVRADPPPARFLIQQLHRLPKGKVLDVASGSGRHTLFLASLGYQVEAVDRDEQALTQLSAVARTRQLSGISSRVLDLEPSTPQEPNLGHEAYDAILIFFYLNRPLLPYLIDALKPGGVLLYETFTVDNHVRRRHPKRQEFCLAPCELLSLTPGLRILHYDEGLHEGTTGLESGYTAQFAAQKPLAPGASI